A genomic window from Amia ocellicauda isolate fAmiCal2 chromosome 15, fAmiCal2.hap1, whole genome shotgun sequence includes:
- the daxx gene encoding death domain-associated protein 6 — protein sequence MAMSESIVILDDDEEEEEEEEEEEEEAAEPQPSTSYSTPHPASSTSCSVSASSSSTNRRAPLVPAPAPSHITHSPFDPPEKGSGTLTLENQKLFTEFVQYCEQALGVGGEVLGYLQAKWGKAEGQFLGSVELRNALGRCLTRLQSGRTKTYVHINELCTLLKQHSATRRRAALQQCGSGGAEVEKKEREEEQEEEKEGEGKQEQQSEEEGVKKAKAKASKRQVHYLESLLQVYSEEIRRLQEKELSLEDLGEEDSGYIQEHRLKRKMMKIYDKLCELKGCSPLTGRVIEQRVLYRGTRYPEINRRIERYINSPEARLSPPDYADILRVVARANERHGLALSRRQLAQLAQDAFRETGNRLQERRHLDMVYNFGSHLTDPYTAHSDPALADPTLSRKLRSNRAVALSSLDEVISKYALLQDDTEEEERRKRLGREKEKEGEAPSSKADSTQEGPPEKTRTEEEQEKGEQEEEGLGNEGDREEEEDEEDEEEEEESSDPDIEEELQASKAQGDDEEGADASDADTEPVGGGGTSCSEQEVEEVEEVEMHQSEVSLSEESPPLQDVSVGSSPMPSPSQSGTKLPEEEGRSSDCDLLVEPVSTNHRAAASPLSNQDSRPPPSHGDPTGDEPALLSQDTPPQPPSLLPANEVSASSPLADRGSPLLFGSQPSNLVSPPSPSTDQTPLNPLKRSRRANHTREAGTGTGGDTGLNGSVKREGRDSDSEPFVSLDMGVVSSSPPQADSTLPPPSPPLVSSSQTSPPQKRRKVSVGTQCDPEEVIVLSDSD from the exons ATGGCCATGAGCGAGAGCATCGTGATCCTTGACgatgacgaggaggaggaggaggaggaggaggaggaggaggaagaagcaGCCGAGCCACAGCCTTCCACTTCCTACTCCACTCCCCACCCTGCCTCTTCCACTTCTTGTTCTGTCTCTGCTTCGTCCTCCTCAACCAATCGCAGGGCTCCTCTTGTGcccgcccccgccccctccCACATCACACACTCGCCCTTTGACCCCCCGGAGAAAGGGAGTGGCACACTGACGCTGGAGAACCAGAAACTCTTCACTgag ttcGTGCAGTACTGTGAGCAGgccctgggggtggggggggaagtgCTGGGGTACCTGCAGGCGAAGTGGGGCAAGGCGGAGGGGCAGTTCCTGGGCTCGGTGGAGCTGCGTAACGCGCTGGGGCGTTGCCTGACCCGCCTGCAGAGCGGCCGCACTAAGACCTACGTGCACATCAACGAGCTGTGCACCCTGCTGAAGCAGCACAGCGCCACCCGCAGGAGAGCGGCGCTCCAGCAGTGCGGCTCGGGGGGTGCGGAGgtggagaagaaggagagagaggaggagcagGAAGAGGAGAAGGAAGGAGAGGGGAAGCAGGAGCAGCAGTCGGAAGAGGAGGGAGTGAAGAAGGCAAAGGCCAAAGCTTCTAAGAGACAG GTGCATTACCTGGAGAGCCTGCTGCAGGTGTACAGTGAGGAGATCCGCCGGCTGCAGGAGAAGGAGCTCAGTCTGGAGGACCTGGGGGAAGAGGACTCCGGGTACATCCAGGAGCACCGGCTCAAGCGCAAG ATGATGAAGATCTATGACAAGCTGTGTGAGCTGAAGGGCTGCAGCCCCCTGACTGGCAGAGTGATCGAGCAGCGTGTTCTGTACAGGGGCACCCGCTACCCCGAGATCAACCGGAGG ATCGAGCGCTATATTAACTCCCCGGAGGCGCGGCTCTCCCCCCCCGACTACGCGGACATCCTGCGGGTGGTTGCCAGGGCCAACGAGCGGCACGGCCTGGCGCTGTCGCGGCGACAGCTGGCCCAACTGGCCCAGGACGCGTTCCGAGAGACGGGCAACCGGCTGCAGGAGCGGCGCCACCTGGACATGGTCTACAACTTTGGCTCCCACCTCACGGACCCCTACACTGCCC ACTCTGACCCCGCCCTGGCTGACCCCACCCTGTCCCGGAAGCTGCGCTCCAATAGGGCGGTGGCGCTGTCCAGCCTTGATGAGGTCATCAGCAAGTATGCCCTGCTGCAGGACgacacggaggaggaggagaggaggaaacgactggggagagagaaagagaaggagggagag gctccCTCCTCCAAGGCAGACTCCACACAAGAGGGCCCGCCAGAGAAGACTCGCACGgaggaggagcaagagaagggagagcaggaggaggagggttTGGGGAacgagggagacagagaggaggaggaagacgaggaagacgaggaggaagaagaggagtcTTCAGATCCTGACATTGAAGAGGAGCTGCAGGCCAGTAAGGCTCAGGGAG ATGATGAGGAGGGGGCGGACGCAAGTGACGCTGACACAGAGCCCGTGGGAGGGGGCGGGACTTCCTGCTCAGAGCAGGAAGTGGAGGAAGTTGAGGAGGTGGAGATGCACCAATCGGAGGTCAGCCTGTCTGAGGAGAGCCCGCCTCTGCAAGATGTTTCAGTTGGCTCCTCCCCCATGCCCAGCCCCAGCCAATCAGGCACCAAGCTGCCGGAGGAGGAGGGCCGCTCCTCTGACTGTGACCTGTTGGTGGAGCCTGTCTCCACCAATCACAGAGCGGCTGCCTCTCCGCTCTCGAATCAGGACTCTCGGCCGCCCCCGTCCCACGGGGACCCCACCGGCGATGAGCCGGCCCTGCTCAGCCAAGACACTCCGCCCCAGCCCCCCTCTCTGCTGCCGGCCAATGAGGTATCGGCGTCCAGCCCCCTGGCCGATCGAGGCTCTCCCCTGCTGTTCGGCTCCCAGCCCTCCAATCTCGTGTCCCCCCCCAGCCCCTCGACCGATCAGACGCCCCTGAACCCGCTCAAGAGGAGCAGGAGAGCCAACCACACGCGGGAGGCGGGAACGGGAACCGGAGGGGACACGGGCCTCAACGGCAGCGTCAAGAGGGAGGGGCGCGACAG